A genome region from Flavobacterium sp. includes the following:
- the odhB gene encoding 2-oxoglutarate dehydrogenase complex dihydrolipoyllysine-residue succinyltransferase — MILEMKVPSPGESIKEVEIATWLVKDGDYVEKDQAIAEVDSDKATLELPAEMSGVITLKAEEGDTVAVGAVVCLIDTDAAKQSGSADAAPKAEAPKAEAPKAEVKEAPKAEPVQAPAAASYAAGTPSPAARKILDEKNIAPAAVTGTGKGGRITKDDAVNATAVASMGTPTGGNRGTERTKLSMLRRKVAERLVAAKNETAMLTTFNEVNMTPINNIRNEYKDAFKAKHGGLGLGFMSFFTKAVTRALQLYPDVNSMIDGDYKVGYDFCDISIAVSGPKGLMVPVVRNAENLTFRGIEAEIKRLALRARDGQITVDDMTGGTFTITNGGVFGSMLSTPIINPPQSGILGMHNIIERPIAVNGKVEIHPMMYVALSYDHRIIDGRESVGFLVAVKEALENPLELLMNGDAKRALEL; from the coding sequence ATGATTTTAGAAATGAAAGTCCCATCACCAGGGGAATCAATAAAAGAAGTTGAAATTGCAACTTGGTTAGTAAAAGACGGAGATTATGTAGAAAAAGATCAGGCGATTGCTGAAGTTGATTCAGATAAAGCTACTCTTGAATTACCTGCTGAAATGAGCGGTGTAATTACACTAAAAGCTGAAGAAGGTGATACAGTAGCTGTAGGCGCTGTAGTTTGTTTAATTGATACAGATGCTGCAAAACAATCAGGAAGTGCAGATGCTGCTCCAAAAGCGGAAGCTCCTAAAGCAGAGGCTCCAAAGGCTGAAGTAAAAGAAGCTCCAAAAGCTGAGCCAGTTCAGGCTCCGGCAGCTGCAAGTTACGCAGCTGGAACTCCATCTCCTGCGGCTAGAAAAATATTAGATGAAAAAAATATAGCTCCTGCAGCAGTTACAGGAACTGGAAAAGGCGGCAGAATCACTAAAGACGATGCAGTAAATGCTACAGCTGTAGCTTCTATGGGAACTCCAACTGGAGGAAACCGTGGAACTGAGCGTACAAAATTATCAATGTTACGTCGTAAAGTAGCAGAAAGATTAGTTGCAGCTAAAAATGAAACAGCTATGCTTACTACTTTCAACGAAGTAAACATGACGCCAATCAACAATATCCGTAACGAATACAAAGATGCCTTCAAAGCTAAACACGGTGGTTTAGGTTTAGGTTTTATGTCATTCTTTACAAAAGCGGTTACAAGAGCTTTGCAATTATATCCAGATGTAAACTCTATGATCGACGGAGATTACAAAGTAGGATATGATTTCTGTGATATCTCTATCGCAGTTTCTGGACCAAAAGGATTAATGGTTCCTGTTGTTCGTAATGCTGAAAACTTAACTTTCCGCGGAATTGAAGCTGAAATTAAAAGATTAGCTTTAAGAGCTCGTGATGGTCAAATTACAGTAGACGATATGACGGGAGGAACTTTCACAATCACTAACGGTGGTGTTTTCGGAAGTATGTTATCTACTCCAATCATCAACCCTCCTCAATCAGGAATCTTAGGAATGCACAACATTATTGAGCGTCCGATTGCTGTAAACGGAAAAGTTGAAATTCATCCAATGATGTATGTAGCTCTTTCTTATGACCACAGAATTATCGACGGACGTGAGTCTGTTGGTTTCTTAGTTGCCGTAAAAGAAGCATTAGAAAACCCATTAGAATTATTAATGAATGGCGATGCTAAACGTGCTTTAGAATTGTAA
- a CDS encoding TonB-dependent receptor: protein MKFKFPLSFLSFCFFLLTAGTLFAQEKATLKGQITLNNNESVENISVVLKGTKYGTTTDEHGNYTLKNIKPGTYTLKVSSVGYITQEKSIVFKEGEEITRNFIISSNSEDLSEVVVNSRKNHFVRKENQQVSRLPLKNLENPQVYTTITGEVLKEQVITTFDDALKNAPGVTQLWTSTGRGGDGASYYSLRGFPVQATIVNGVPGLTNGSLDPANIDRIEIIKGPSGTLFGSSLISYGGLINTTTKRPYKGFGGEVSYTVRSYALNRATVDLNTSLNDKKTLNFRVNSAYNTQNSFQDAGFIESYFIAPSLSYEVNDRLSFLVNTEFRSNETTNPTMLFLDRGNPLRVHNIDELKYDNKRSYTSNELTIKTPSYNIQGQINYKLSSQWTSQTIFSTSSAKSTGNYAYLYEGTAYTPITDGIVLARYFNYQDSKNTTFDVQQNFIGDFKIGSLRNRLVVGLDYYNRVALDRGSSYFGNGYVYVGDNLAQFNAVFGPSNGDTGDLTKAGSDAIVGDSPRNNNKTKQEVYSAYFSNVINITPALSAMVSLRADRFMNSGDVSSDADDYNQTSFSPKFGLVYQPVIDKVSLFANYMNGFSNVAPGENVSGTVRTPVTFDPEHANQIEFGTKLNIFRDKLYATLSYYDIKVSNQAYSVRPNATDVINYQDGGQHNKGFEAEFIANPVTGLNIILGYSYNDATLTKGDADFVGFRPESSGAYNLANLWASYKFTNGFLRGFGLGFGGNYVGDNKIMNRSVSGTFTIPEYTVLNSSLFYNAEKFSVTLKLNNITNEEIYDGWSTIHPKDPRTLAASFSYRF, encoded by the coding sequence ATGAAATTCAAATTCCCACTTTCTTTTTTGAGCTTTTGTTTTTTCTTATTAACCGCCGGTACATTATTCGCACAAGAAAAAGCTACATTAAAAGGTCAGATAACTTTAAATAATAACGAATCAGTCGAAAACATTTCTGTTGTTTTAAAAGGAACAAAATACGGAACTACTACAGACGAACACGGTAATTATACCTTAAAGAATATTAAACCCGGAACTTACACTTTAAAAGTTTCATCTGTTGGATATATTACTCAGGAAAAATCAATTGTATTTAAAGAAGGCGAAGAGATTACCCGAAATTTCATTATTTCTTCTAACTCTGAAGATTTATCAGAAGTAGTTGTTAACAGCCGTAAAAATCATTTTGTACGCAAAGAAAACCAACAAGTTTCAAGATTACCTCTTAAAAATTTAGAAAACCCACAAGTATATACTACAATTACAGGAGAAGTTCTTAAAGAGCAAGTAATTACAACATTTGATGATGCCTTAAAAAATGCACCGGGTGTTACACAGCTTTGGACTTCAACAGGCCGTGGTGGTGATGGAGCCAGTTACTACTCTTTAAGAGGATTTCCGGTTCAGGCTACTATTGTAAATGGTGTTCCTGGTTTAACAAACGGTAGTTTAGATCCAGCAAACATTGACAGAATAGAAATTATCAAAGGACCTTCCGGGACTTTATTCGGAAGCAGCTTGATTTCTTATGGAGGATTAATCAACACTACTACAAAAAGACCTTATAAAGGATTTGGCGGTGAAGTAAGCTACACTGTTAGAAGTTATGCATTAAACCGTGCAACTGTAGATCTTAATACTTCGCTTAACGATAAAAAAACACTTAACTTTAGAGTTAACTCAGCATACAACACACAAAACAGTTTTCAGGATGCTGGTTTTATCGAATCATATTTTATAGCTCCTTCATTATCTTATGAAGTAAATGACAGATTATCATTTTTAGTAAATACAGAATTCAGAAGCAATGAAACAACAAACCCAACAATGTTGTTTTTAGACAGAGGAAATCCTTTAAGAGTTCACAATATTGATGAATTAAAATATGATAACAAACGTTCTTATACAAGTAATGAACTAACAATCAAAACACCTTCATACAATATTCAGGGACAAATAAACTATAAGCTTTCAAGCCAATGGACTTCACAGACTATCTTCTCGACAAGTTCTGCAAAATCAACAGGAAATTACGCTTATTTATATGAAGGAACAGCTTACACTCCTATTACAGACGGAATTGTTTTGGCAAGATATTTTAACTATCAGGACAGTAAAAACACCACTTTTGATGTGCAGCAAAACTTCATTGGTGATTTCAAAATTGGAAGTTTAAGAAACAGATTGGTTGTTGGTTTAGATTATTACAACAGAGTTGCTCTTGATCGCGGTTCAAGCTACTTCGGAAACGGATATGTATATGTTGGAGATAATTTAGCTCAGTTTAACGCTGTATTTGGTCCTTCAAATGGTGATACGGGAGATTTAACAAAAGCTGGCTCTGATGCAATTGTGGGAGACAGCCCAAGAAATAACAATAAAACAAAACAAGAAGTTTACAGCGCTTATTTCTCAAACGTAATCAACATTACTCCTGCCCTTTCTGCAATGGTAAGTTTACGTGCAGACCGTTTTATGAACAGCGGAGATGTTTCTTCAGATGCTGACGACTATAACCAAACTTCTTTCTCACCAAAATTCGGATTAGTTTATCAGCCAGTTATTGATAAAGTATCTCTTTTCGCAAACTACATGAACGGTTTTTCAAATGTAGCTCCGGGTGAAAACGTGAGCGGAACGGTAAGAACTCCGGTAACATTTGATCCGGAACATGCCAACCAAATCGAATTTGGTACAAAACTGAACATCTTTAGAGATAAACTATACGCTACTTTAAGCTACTATGATATTAAAGTATCTAATCAGGCATATAGTGTTAGACCAAACGCAACTGACGTAATCAATTATCAGGATGGTGGTCAGCACAATAAAGGTTTCGAGGCTGAATTTATCGCAAATCCGGTTACAGGTTTAAACATTATTTTGGGTTACAGCTATAATGATGCAACATTAACTAAAGGAGATGCTGATTTCGTAGGTTTTAGACCAGAAAGTTCAGGAGCTTACAACTTAGCAAACCTTTGGGCTAGTTATAAATTTACAAATGGTTTCTTAAGAGGTTTTGGTTTAGGATTTGGAGGAAATTATGTTGGAGACAACAAAATCATGAACAGATCAGTTTCGGGAACCTTTACAATTCCTGAGTATACCGTTCTTAATTCTTCGTTGTTTTATAATGCAGAGAAATTTAGTGTAACACTAAAACTAAACAACATTACAAACGAAGAAATCTACGACGGATGGTCAACAATCCACCCGAAAGATCCTAGAACTTTAGCCGCTAGTTTCTCATACAGATTTTAA
- a CDS encoding PepSY-associated TM helix domain-containing protein — protein MNNRHYNIYFHTHTVSGIVISVVLFVIFFAGSFSFFRDEIINWERSESTAITKEIQLDYNSALKKLDKEYLLHGRNITISKPSVENRVAVYMEGTKDTLAPAKQKEGSFFYLDNKNYKSYTYEDSYSLGEFLYRLHFLAQIPYPVGYYLSGFTALFFLFAIITGVLLHWKKIVSNFYVFRPKEKLKTLWTDAHTALGMIGLPFQFVYAVTGAFFMIKLLIVAPAVMALYKGDQNKLYQELEYNDPDYKFENKKLAAPFDINQLVSKTKNNWSDFEITRVFIQNYGDANMHVLVEGEMLNHKQFTGIGKVVYRISDGKEIARKNPVTQNGYIDVVKNVLYRIHYGDYGGYALKIVSFVLGIITCFVIISGVMIWLVARQKNNMPEKKRRFNNAVVRIYLAICLSMYPITALSFIGSKIFYPLSQSNLFSLYFGGWLLLSVFFIIKKNDDFTNKFCLISGSVLGFLIPVTNGIVTGNWFWTSFMQNKIQIFFIDVFWIALASITLYTAYHLKPKKEVA, from the coding sequence ATGAATAATCGTCATTATAATATTTATTTTCATACACATACCGTTAGCGGAATTGTCATCAGCGTTGTGCTTTTTGTTATTTTCTTCGCCGGATCCTTTTCTTTTTTTAGAGATGAAATTATCAATTGGGAAAGAAGTGAATCTACAGCTATTACAAAAGAAATTCAATTAGATTACAATAGCGCTTTAAAAAAACTTGACAAAGAATACCTATTACACGGAAGAAATATCACCATCTCCAAACCATCTGTAGAAAACAGGGTTGCGGTTTATATGGAAGGTACTAAAGATACTTTGGCTCCGGCCAAACAAAAAGAAGGTTCTTTCTTTTATCTTGACAATAAAAATTACAAATCCTATACCTATGAAGACTCTTATTCATTAGGAGAATTTCTATACCGTTTGCATTTCCTGGCGCAGATTCCTTATCCGGTTGGATATTATCTTTCGGGATTTACAGCTTTATTTTTTCTGTTTGCCATTATAACCGGAGTTCTGTTACACTGGAAAAAAATTGTGTCTAATTTTTATGTTTTCCGTCCAAAGGAAAAATTAAAAACATTATGGACAGATGCGCATACAGCATTAGGAATGATCGGTCTTCCGTTTCAGTTTGTCTATGCCGTAACCGGAGCCTTTTTTATGATTAAACTTTTAATTGTAGCGCCGGCCGTTATGGCACTATATAAAGGTGATCAAAATAAATTATACCAGGAATTAGAATACAACGATCCTGACTATAAATTTGAAAACAAAAAGTTAGCTGCTCCTTTTGATATTAATCAGTTGGTTTCTAAAACAAAAAACAATTGGTCCGATTTTGAAATTACACGTGTATTTATTCAAAATTACGGAGATGCCAACATGCACGTTTTAGTTGAAGGAGAAATGCTAAATCACAAACAATTTACCGGAATTGGAAAAGTAGTTTATCGCATTTCTGACGGAAAAGAAATTGCCCGCAAAAATCCTGTTACTCAAAATGGTTATATAGATGTTGTAAAAAATGTTTTATACAGAATTCACTATGGTGATTACGGAGGTTATGCACTAAAAATCGTAAGTTTCGTTTTAGGAATTATCACTTGTTTTGTCATTATTTCAGGAGTAATGATTTGGCTGGTAGCCAGACAAAAGAATAATATGCCTGAAAAGAAAAGACGTTTCAACAATGCTGTGGTTCGTATTTATTTGGCAATCTGTCTCAGTATGTATCCCATCACAGCTTTGTCCTTTATCGGCTCAAAAATATTTTATCCGTTAAGTCAATCGAACTTGTTTAGTTTATATTTTGGCGGATGGCTTTTACTGAGCGTGTTTTTTATCATTAAAAAGAATGATGATTTTACGAATAAATTCTGTTTAATTTCCGGAAGTGTTTTAGGATTTTTAATTCCTGTTACAAACGGAATCGTAACTGGAAATTGGTTTTGGACATCGTTTATGCAAAACAAAATTCAGATTTTCTTTATTGATGTTTTTTGGATTGCTCTGGCTTCTATAACACTTTATACAGCTTATCATTTAAAACCTAAAAAAGAAGTCGCTTAA
- a CDS encoding PepSY-associated TM helix domain-containing protein — protein sequence MGFTTKIRFIHKWLGLISGLIVFIVCITGCIFCFHDEIKDITRKEWRLVEPQNKPFVLPSVLQQKAKEIHPDYKQSMVSFYGKNRSAIVFTYSDTENLYLYFNPYTGEYLKTENPKTDFFIIVEYIHLYLLLPDYIGKHIIGGATIIFILLLISGIIQWWPKRKSDIKRSFTIKWSAKWRRVNYDWHNTSGFYIALIALILAITGLTFTYEWVGDGIYKTFNFGGNKEAETKAPAIDTTKFSSNSLTAVDRAFVQTLKLQPKAEMLFVLFPQQKGDIISTGAYPHTLRYDHQSNYYFHPGDGKLIQSDPYYSKSLGLQGVEMNYGIHTGQILDLPGKIIAFTISLIASALPVTGFIIWYGRNKKSKKRNKKTA from the coding sequence ATGGGATTTACAACGAAAATACGTTTTATACATAAATGGCTCGGATTAATTTCCGGGCTTATTGTTTTTATAGTCTGTATTACCGGTTGTATATTCTGTTTTCACGACGAAATAAAAGACATAACCAGAAAAGAATGGCGTTTGGTAGAACCTCAAAACAAACCTTTTGTACTTCCATCTGTTTTACAGCAAAAGGCCAAAGAAATTCATCCAGATTACAAACAATCTATGGTTTCCTTTTATGGAAAAAACCGATCAGCAATTGTTTTTACTTATTCGGATACCGAAAATTTATACCTCTATTTTAATCCCTATACAGGAGAATATTTAAAAACCGAAAATCCAAAAACGGACTTTTTCATTATTGTCGAATATATCCATCTGTACTTACTACTTCCGGATTATATAGGAAAACACATAATTGGCGGCGCGACTATTATTTTTATTCTGTTATTAATTTCAGGAATTATACAATGGTGGCCAAAACGAAAAAGCGATATCAAAAGAAGTTTCACCATAAAATGGTCAGCAAAATGGCGTCGTGTAAATTATGACTGGCACAACACTTCTGGATTTTATATTGCATTAATTGCGCTTATTCTTGCTATAACAGGATTAACTTTTACCTACGAATGGGTTGGTGACGGAATTTATAAGACTTTTAATTTTGGCGGAAACAAAGAAGCAGAAACAAAAGCTCCAGCAATCGATACAACAAAATTCAGTTCAAATTCTTTAACCGCAGTTGATCGTGCCTTTGTTCAAACCCTGAAATTACAGCCAAAAGCCGAAATGCTTTTTGTTTTATTTCCGCAGCAAAAAGGAGATATTATCAGTACGGGAGCTTATCCGCATACTTTACGATACGATCACCAAAGCAATTATTATTTTCATCCGGGCGATGGGAAATTGATTCAGAGTGATCCTTATTATTCTAAAAGTTTAGGCTTACAGGGTGTCGAAATGAATTATGGAATTCATACCGGACAAATTCTGGATTTACCGGGAAAAATTATTGCCTTTACCATAAGTTTAATTGCTTCTGCTTTACCTGTAACCGGTTTTATAATTTGGTACGGAAGAAATAAAAAATCTAAAAAAAGAAATAAAAAAACCGCCTGA
- a CDS encoding 2-oxoglutarate dehydrogenase E1 component — MDRFSFLNAAHTEFFAQLYDQYLVNPDSVEPSWRSFFQGFDFGQTTYNDENPVQTIVEYVSSPNTDYSQVSEKLQKEFNVLKLIDGYRTRGHLFTKTNPVRDRRQSSPTLDIENFGLSSADLSTVFDAAQTIGMTPSSLEAIVTRLKAIYCQHIGIEYMYIRNPGVVKWIQDKLAVNTNQPNFSTEEKKTILNKLNEAVSFENFLHTKYVGQKRFSLEGGESIIPALDALIEQAAEKGVEQFVMGMAHRGRLNVLANIFGKSTQDIFGEFDGKDYDQEYFDGDVKYHLGLTADRKTRSGKSININLAPNPSHLETVGAVIEGITRAKQDKYFADDFSKVLPIAVHGDAAIAGQGILYEIIQMAQLDGYKTGGTIHIVINNQVGFTTNYLDARSSTYCTDVAKVTLSPVLHVNADDAEAVVHAVSFALDYRMQFGRDVFIDLLGYRKYGHNEGDEPRFTQPVLYKIIAKHKNPRDIYAEKLLSDGVIDASYVNGLEKEYKSALEENLEASRKKDLTIITPFMKNEWDGFVQVTDTQMLQKVDTTFDKKGLDSIINTISTLPEDKKFINKITKIVTDRKVGYDNNTLDWGTAEALAYGSLLTEGFDVRISGQDVERGTFSHRHAVVKVEDSEEEVILLNGIENKKGKFGVFNSLLSEYGVLGFDYGYALANPKALTIWEAQFGDFSNGAQIMIDQYISCGEDKWNNQNGIVLLLPHGYEGQGAEHSSARMERYLQLCARHNMYVADCTTPANFFHLLRRQMKTNFRKPLVVFSPKSLLRDPRCVSTVDELANGSFQETIDDNTVDKKKVKTLVFCTGKFYYDIVAERENNGRNDVAVVRIEQLFPFPVEQIKEIIAKYPNADDYVWAQEEPKNMGAYSFMLMNFDLVKWRLASLKAYSAPASGSYTRAKRRHADAIRMVFDKNLFR; from the coding sequence ATGGATAGGTTTTCATTTTTAAATGCAGCGCATACCGAGTTTTTTGCACAATTATACGATCAATATTTAGTTAACCCAGACAGCGTTGAGCCTAGCTGGAGAAGTTTTTTTCAAGGTTTTGACTTTGGACAAACAACTTATAATGACGAAAACCCTGTGCAGACAATCGTTGAGTATGTGTCTAGCCCAAACACAGATTACAGTCAGGTTTCAGAAAAACTACAAAAAGAATTTAACGTTCTAAAATTAATTGATGGTTACCGTACTCGCGGACACTTGTTTACAAAAACAAATCCGGTTCGTGACCGCAGGCAGTCTTCACCAACTTTAGATATTGAAAATTTCGGTTTATCTTCAGCTGATCTTTCAACTGTATTTGATGCTGCACAAACAATAGGAATGACGCCTTCTTCTTTAGAAGCTATTGTAACTCGCCTTAAGGCTATTTACTGCCAGCATATTGGTATTGAATATATGTATATTAGAAATCCTGGTGTTGTAAAATGGATTCAGGATAAATTAGCTGTAAATACAAATCAGCCTAATTTCTCTACAGAAGAAAAGAAAACGATCTTAAATAAATTAAACGAAGCTGTATCTTTTGAGAACTTCCTTCATACTAAATATGTTGGACAAAAACGTTTCTCATTAGAAGGTGGAGAATCTATCATCCCGGCTCTTGATGCTTTAATTGAGCAGGCTGCAGAAAAAGGTGTTGAACAATTCGTAATGGGAATGGCTCATCGTGGTCGTTTGAACGTTTTGGCAAACATCTTCGGAAAATCTACTCAGGATATTTTTGGTGAGTTTGACGGAAAAGATTACGATCAGGAATATTTTGATGGTGACGTAAAATACCACTTAGGTCTTACTGCCGACAGAAAAACAAGATCTGGAAAAAGCATCAACATCAATTTGGCACCAAACCCTTCTCACTTAGAAACTGTTGGAGCTGTAATTGAAGGTATTACAAGAGCAAAACAAGATAAATATTTTGCTGATGATTTCTCTAAAGTTTTACCAATCGCCGTTCACGGAGATGCTGCCATCGCTGGTCAGGGTATTCTTTATGAAATCATTCAAATGGCACAATTAGATGGTTACAAAACTGGAGGAACAATCCACATTGTAATCAACAATCAGGTTGGGTTTACAACTAACTATTTAGACGCTCGTTCATCTACATATTGTACAGACGTTGCAAAAGTAACTTTATCTCCGGTATTACACGTAAATGCTGACGATGCTGAAGCTGTTGTACACGCTGTATCTTTTGCATTAGACTATAGAATGCAGTTTGGACGTGACGTATTTATCGATTTATTAGGATACAGAAAATACGGTCATAACGAAGGTGATGAACCTCGTTTCACGCAGCCGGTTTTATATAAAATCATTGCTAAACATAAAAACCCAAGAGACATTTACGCTGAGAAACTATTATCAGACGGTGTAATCGATGCTTCTTATGTTAATGGTTTAGAAAAAGAATACAAATCTGCTCTTGAAGAAAACTTAGAAGCTTCTCGTAAAAAAGATTTGACAATCATTACTCCATTCATGAAAAACGAATGGGACGGATTTGTTCAGGTAACTGACACACAAATGCTTCAAAAAGTAGATACTACTTTTGACAAAAAAGGGTTAGATTCTATCATCAACACTATTTCAACTTTACCGGAAGACAAAAAGTTCATCAATAAGATAACTAAAATTGTTACGGATAGAAAAGTTGGATACGATAACAACACTCTTGATTGGGGAACTGCAGAAGCATTAGCTTACGGATCTCTTTTAACAGAAGGATTTGATGTTCGTATTTCTGGTCAGGATGTTGAAAGAGGAACTTTCTCTCATCGTCACGCTGTTGTAAAAGTTGAAGATTCTGAAGAAGAAGTAATTTTATTAAACGGAATCGAAAACAAAAAAGGAAAATTCGGCGTATTCAACTCTCTTTTATCTGAATATGGAGTTTTAGGTTTTGATTACGGATATGCATTAGCAAACCCTAAAGCTTTAACAATCTGGGAAGCACAATTTGGAGATTTCTCTAACGGAGCTCAAATCATGATTGACCAGTATATTTCTTGTGGAGAAGATAAATGGAACAACCAAAATGGTATTGTTTTATTATTACCGCACGGATATGAAGGACAAGGTGCAGAACACTCTTCTGCAAGAATGGAGCGTTACTTACAACTTTGCGCAAGACATAATATGTATGTAGCTGATTGTACAACGCCAGCTAACTTCTTCCACTTATTGAGAAGACAAATGAAAACAAACTTCCGTAAACCTTTAGTAGTTTTCTCTCCAAAAAGTTTATTACGTGATCCTAGATGCGTATCAACAGTTGATGAATTAGCAAACGGAAGCTTCCAGGAAACAATTGATGACAATACAGTAGATAAAAAGAAAGTTAAAACTTTAGTTTTCTGTACAGGTAAATTCTACTACGATATTGTGGCTGAAAGAGAAAACAACGGAAGAAATGACGTTGCAGTTGTTCGTATCGAGCAATTATTCCCTTTCCCTGTAGAGCAGATCAAAGAAATCATTGCAAAATATCCAAATGCAGATGATTATGTTTGGGCTCAGGAAGAACCTAAAAACATGGGAGCTTACAGCTTTATGTTAATGAACTTTGATCTTGTAAAATGGAGATTAGCTTCATTAAAAGCATATTCTGCTCCGGCATCAGGAAGTTACACACGTGCAAAACGTCGTCACGCAGATGCAATTAGAATGGTATTCGATAAAAACTTATTTAGATAA